From the genome of Desulfitobacterium chlororespirans DSM 11544, one region includes:
- the nifV gene encoding homocitrate synthase: MEERKLTIVDTTLRDGEQTAGVVFSNQEKLMIARMLDDLGVHQIEAGVPVMGGDEQKAIRDIVKMGLKASIMGWNRAVIADIEKSLDCGCDAVAISISTSDIHIEHKLMTTREDVLARMVKAAEFAKKNGLYISVNAEDASRSDMDFLLEFARLAKEAGADRLRYCDTVGILEPFTTFERITKIKETIDIDVEMHTHNDFGMATANALAGVKAGASHIGVTVNGLGERAGNAALEEIVMALKYLAGVDLKFATERFVEVSEFVARASGRSVPAWKAIVGSNMFAHESGIHADGALKNPLTYEVFKPEEVGLERQIVIGKHSGTAAIKAKFRNEYGKEISEEEAGELLARVRAFAVDMKRSLFDKELMYIYEDLHREKQNH; this comes from the coding sequence GTGGAGGAAAGAAAATTAACGATCGTAGACACCACCTTGCGGGATGGAGAACAGACTGCAGGAGTAGTATTTTCTAATCAGGAGAAGCTGATGATTGCCCGGATGCTGGATGATCTTGGTGTCCATCAGATTGAGGCCGGGGTTCCGGTCATGGGCGGCGATGAGCAGAAGGCAATCCGTGATATTGTTAAAATGGGCTTGAAAGCCAGTATTATGGGCTGGAACCGGGCGGTCATAGCAGATATCGAAAAATCCCTGGATTGTGGCTGTGATGCGGTGGCTATATCTATTTCCACCTCAGACATTCATATCGAACATAAACTGATGACTACCCGGGAAGATGTTTTGGCCCGGATGGTCAAGGCTGCCGAATTTGCCAAGAAGAACGGGCTTTATATCTCGGTGAATGCCGAAGATGCCTCGCGCTCCGATATGGATTTTCTCCTGGAATTTGCCCGGCTGGCCAAAGAGGCGGGGGCGGACCGGCTTCGTTATTGCGATACGGTGGGGATCCTTGAGCCTTTTACGACCTTTGAACGCATTACGAAGATCAAAGAAACCATCGATATCGATGTGGAGATGCATACTCATAATGACTTTGGTATGGCAACGGCCAACGCCTTAGCCGGTGTGAAAGCGGGAGCCAGCCATATTGGAGTAACGGTCAACGGTTTGGGCGAGCGGGCTGGTAATGCAGCTTTAGAGGAAATTGTTATGGCCCTTAAGTATTTGGCCGGAGTCGATCTGAAATTTGCCACAGAGCGCTTTGTAGAGGTTTCAGAATTTGTAGCGAGAGCGTCAGGACGCTCTGTTCCTGCCTGGAAGGCCATCGTAGGCAGCAATATGTTTGCCCATGAGTCAGGGATTCACGCCGACGGGGCCTTGAAAAATCCCCTCACTTACGAAGTGTTTAAACCGGAGGAAGTGGGCCTGGAGCGCCAGATTGTGATTGGCAAGCACTCAGGAACTGCCGCCATCAAAGCTAAGTTCCGCAATGAATACGGCAAAGAGATTTCTGAGGAAGAGGCCGGTGAGCTGCTGGCCCGGGTCAGAGCCTTTGCTGTGGATATGAAGCGCTCCCTTTTTGATAAGGAGCTTATGTATATTTACGAAGATTTGCATAGAGAAAAGCAAAAT